The Acinetobacter defluvii genome includes a region encoding these proteins:
- a CDS encoding DUF6776 family protein, protein MNGSLPLLAGGVVLCAGSMLLGYTVGHRQGLTVVGYDADAEQLVEVVEKQKATLANLNKTLNAAVQERDVAVSNTKDLFEALNQAKAEKEQVDGKNKVYRDVLKQRGGLSLTVQNIAVKALPENAYEYQIDLVQVSPNNRRATGSAELRLISGTEVLTIPMEDGGYNFEDFERLTGRWTMPKGFTPQFIEIRLNGAAPVVKRFSWSRGKPVENSAAFASEIPQAEANAQ, encoded by the coding sequence ATGAATGGCAGTTTGCCACTTCTAGCAGGTGGTGTCGTCTTATGTGCAGGAAGTATGCTATTAGGTTATACCGTTGGGCATCGTCAAGGTTTAACGGTTGTGGGGTATGATGCTGATGCAGAGCAATTGGTCGAGGTTGTGGAAAAGCAAAAAGCAACATTAGCCAATTTGAATAAAACGTTGAATGCTGCTGTGCAAGAGCGTGATGTTGCGGTAAGTAATACCAAAGATTTGTTTGAAGCATTGAATCAAGCCAAAGCTGAAAAAGAGCAAGTGGATGGAAAAAACAAGGTTTATCGTGATGTATTAAAGCAGCGTGGTGGTTTGAGTTTGACAGTGCAAAATATTGCAGTCAAAGCTTTGCCTGAAAATGCTTATGAATATCAGATTGATTTGGTTCAAGTGAGTCCAAATAATCGCCGTGCAACAGGTTCAGCAGAACTGCGCTTAATTAGTGGTACAGAAGTGCTCACCATTCCAATGGAAGACGGGGGCTATAATTTTGAAGACTTTGAACGTTTAACAGGACGTTGGACGATGCCGAAAGGTTTTACTCCTCAATTTATTGAAATTCGTTTAAATGGTGCAGCACCAGTAGTAAAACGTTTCAGTTGGTCGAGAGGTAAACCTGTAGAAAACTCAGCAGCATTTGCTTCTGAAATTCCTCAAGCTGAAGCCAATGCTCAATAA
- the argC gene encoding N-acetyl-gamma-glutamyl-phosphate reductase gives MNVISVGIVGGTGYTGVELLRLLLRHPNVQVNVLTSRTEAGKRVDDMFPSLRGHTDLQYSDLEIDTLKQCDVVFFATPHGVAMKHAAELVAANTKVIDLAADFRLQDLAQFEKWYALEHACPEILKDSVYGLSELNRDKIKQAKVVGNPGCYPTTVQLGLAPLFKHTDILVKPESIIIDAKSGVSGAGRKASLGMIYSENADNFKAYGVAGHRHHPEIVEALENISGHKGVFDHIVFVPHLVPMIRGMLSTIYIDLTDVGDALDMQSLYEEFYANEQFVDVMPANSSPETRSVRGANQLRIALYKPQPKKLVILSVQDNLVKGAAGQAVQNMNLMFGFDEGAGLQSIGLLP, from the coding sequence ATAAACGTGATTTCAGTTGGTATTGTCGGTGGTACAGGTTATACAGGCGTTGAATTGTTGCGTCTTTTACTGCGACATCCGAATGTACAGGTGAATGTTCTTACATCACGTACTGAAGCAGGGAAGCGTGTAGACGATATGTTTCCAAGTTTGCGTGGACATACCGATCTTCAATATTCAGATTTAGAAATTGATACTTTAAAGCAATGTGACGTTGTGTTTTTTGCAACGCCGCATGGTGTTGCTATGAAGCATGCAGCAGAACTCGTTGCTGCAAATACCAAGGTGATTGATTTAGCTGCTGATTTTCGTTTGCAAGATTTGGCGCAATTTGAAAAATGGTATGCGCTTGAACATGCGTGTCCTGAGATTTTAAAAGACTCTGTTTATGGTTTATCTGAGTTAAATCGTGACAAGATCAAGCAAGCAAAAGTAGTGGGTAATCCAGGCTGTTATCCTACTACGGTACAATTAGGCTTAGCACCATTATTTAAACATACAGACATCTTAGTGAAACCAGAAAGCATTATTATTGATGCAAAATCAGGTGTTTCGGGTGCAGGGCGCAAAGCCAGCCTAGGCATGATTTATTCTGAAAATGCAGATAATTTTAAAGCGTATGGTGTGGCAGGACATCGCCATCATCCTGAAATTGTGGAAGCATTGGAAAATATTTCAGGACACAAAGGTGTATTTGACCATATCGTTTTTGTTCCACATCTAGTGCCCATGATTCGAGGAATGCTCAGTACGATTTATATCGATTTAACAGATGTAGGTGATGCACTTGATATGCAAAGTTTGTATGAAGAGTTTTATGCCAATGAGCAATTCGTGGATGTGATGCCAGCCAATAGCTCACCTGAAACGCGTTCCGTGCGTGGTGCAAATCAGTTGCGTATCGCGCTATATAAACCACAACCAAAAAAATTGGTGATCTTGTCAGTACAAGATAATTTGGTTAAAGGCGCAGCAGGTCAGGCTGTACAAAATATGAACTTAATGTTTGGTTTTGATGAAGGTGCTGGACTACAAAGCATCGGATTATTACCATAA
- the metK gene encoding methionine adenosyltransferase yields the protein MREYSVFTSESVSEGHPDKMADQISDAILDAILKEDPYARVACETLVKTGAVVLAGEITTTANVDFESIVRHTVKGIGYHHTDLGFDGSTCAVINMIGKQSPEIAQGVDRQKPEDQGAGDQGLMFGYASRETDVLMPAPISYAHRLMEKQAELRRSGTLPWLRPDAKSQVTFAYENGKPVRLDAVVLSTQHDPDISQANLKEAVIEEIVKKTIPADMFHAGTKFHINPTGLFVIGGPVGDCGLTGRKIIVDTYGGMARHGGGAFSGKDPSKVDRSAAYAGRYVAKNIVAAGLADKCEIQVSYAIGVAEPTSISINTFNTGKVSDELIIQLVREHFDLRPYGITRMLDLLQPMYKQTAAYGHFGRQGSDHAFTWEKTDKVEALKASANL from the coding sequence ATGCGCGAGTACAGTGTTTTTACTTCTGAATCAGTAAGCGAAGGCCATCCAGACAAAATGGCGGATCAAATTAGCGATGCTATTTTGGACGCAATTTTAAAAGAAGACCCATATGCACGAGTTGCCTGTGAAACGTTAGTAAAAACAGGTGCAGTTGTGCTTGCTGGTGAAATTACCACCACTGCCAATGTGGATTTTGAATCTATTGTTCGTCATACCGTAAAAGGTATCGGTTATCATCATACTGACTTAGGTTTCGATGGTTCGACTTGTGCCGTCATCAATATGATTGGTAAACAATCTCCAGAGATTGCACAAGGTGTTGATCGTCAAAAACCAGAAGATCAAGGTGCGGGTGACCAAGGCTTAATGTTTGGATATGCGAGCCGTGAAACTGACGTACTTATGCCTGCGCCGATTTCTTATGCGCATCGTTTAATGGAAAAACAAGCAGAATTACGTCGTAGTGGTACCTTACCGTGGTTACGTCCTGACGCAAAAAGTCAAGTCACTTTTGCTTATGAAAATGGCAAACCTGTACGTTTAGATGCTGTAGTACTTTCCACTCAACACGATCCCGATATTTCACAAGCCAATTTAAAAGAAGCTGTGATTGAAGAAATCGTGAAAAAAACCATTCCAGCAGATATGTTTCATGCAGGAACAAAATTCCATATCAACCCAACAGGTTTATTCGTGATCGGTGGTCCTGTAGGTGACTGTGGTTTAACGGGTCGTAAAATCATTGTAGATACTTACGGTGGTATGGCACGTCATGGTGGTGGTGCATTCTCAGGTAAAGACCCATCAAAAGTTGACCGTTCTGCAGCTTATGCAGGGCGCTATGTTGCAAAAAATATTGTTGCAGCAGGTCTTGCTGACAAATGTGAAATCCAAGTGTCTTATGCAATTGGTGTTGCTGAACCAACCTCTATCTCAATCAATACCTTTAATACAGGCAAAGTTTCTGATGAATTAATTATTCAATTGGTTCGTGAACACTTTGATTTACGCCCCTATGGTATTACCCGTATGTTAGACCTTTTACAACCAATGTATAAGCAAACTGCTGCTTATGGTCACTTTGGTCGTCAAGGTTCGGATCATGCATTTACGTGGGAAAAAACAGATAAAGTTGAAGCTTTAAAAGCATCAGCTAATCTATAA